TCGAGCTGTACAACGGCTTCGGCCGCCCACGACCACCGGCGGAGTGGCGAGCGAACCGACTCCGTCCCTTCGGTCTGGCGGAGGCGGAACTGGCAAGACTCGACGCGTTCGCCGGTCGCCTGGCGATGGAGACCGGAGGATTCTGGCATCAGGCGCCGGAGGTCAATCGACGAACCAGTGTTGACGGGCAGTTGCTGCGTGACCTTCACCACCTCGAACGGAGGTTGGTCGACGAGGGTCTCAGCCGGGACGAAACGCAAAGACTCATCGGCCGCTCCATCTTCGCTCAGTATCTGATTGATCGCGAAATCGTCGACGGCAGCCGCTTGCAGCGCATCTGCGGTCACGAGGATCTACCGGGCATGTTAAGTGATCGCCCAGCTAGCAAGCGGTTGTTCGACTGGCTGCGGGAGACGTTCAACGGGGACCTGTTTCCACTGTCTTCGGAGGCGGTTCCCGACCCTCGGCACCTCGACCTGGTAAGGGAGTTTCTCATGGGCACGGACATGGAGACGGGGCAGAGATCCCTATTTTTTCCCTATCGATTCGACGTGATCCCGGTCGAACTGATTAGCGCCATCTACGAGCAGTTCGTACACTCCGCTGCCAACGACTCGTCCGGTCGATCCCGAGCGGATGCCGCGCGAAGGAAGGATGTCCACTACACCCCGTTAACCGCGGTCTCCTTGGTGATGGACGAGATCTGCGAGGGATTGACGGGCAACGAGATTGTTCTCGACCTCACCTGCGGCTCCGGCGTATTCCTGGTCGAAGCGCTGCGGCGCTTGGTGCATCTGAAGTCCGGGGACGTTGTGCCGACTCGATCGGCCATCAGGAAAACGCTCTACGAGCAAATTCATGGTGTCGACATCAGCCCCGAGGCGGCGCGTATCGCAGCATTCAGCCTGTACTTGGCCGCGTTGGAGTTGGACCCCCATCCGCACCGGCTCGATGGCCTCCGCTTCGATCCTCTGGTCGACCACACGATCCTGGTGAGTGACGCGTTCGACGTGGACTTTGGAACGAGGAAGTTCGACATCATCGTCGGCAATCCGCCGTGGAGCTATCGCGGACGCGCGGGGACCGGCGTCCGTCGCGTGCGCAGTCCGGACGCTCTTCGGTCACCTCGTGGCGAGAGCCTCGACTTCGTTGCACGCGCCATGCAGTTTGCCCATGAACGAACCAGGTTCGGCGTAATCCTGAGCGCGACGCCATTCTTCAGCCGGAGTGCGACGGGTCTGGCCGCCGCACAACGTCTGGTCGAGTCTCTTGGACCGGTGACGCTGCTCAACTTGGCGGATCTCTCGAAGTGGCTATTTCGAAGAGCCGATATGCCGGCCATTCTGCTGCTCGCGCGCCTCAGTGAGCAACGGGCGGATCGCATGACCCTGGCACAGGCTCGCTGGTCGCCAGCCGGAGAGCGAAGCCATGCTATCGAGACTGCGCTCGACAACGTAACGACACTTCCATTAGCCAGTTGGAAGCGCAATGCCGGGTTGTTCAAGGCAGCGTTCGTCGGCCATCACCATGATTTGCTCTTGCTCGACGATCTGTGGGACAAACAACTGCCGCTGGAAAGAGGGCTCGCCATCCTCGGTACGGGAATGCACACCGGCTTGAAGTTTGGCAATCGTTCGCGCGATGCGACATTTCTCGATGGACTGCCGTTTGCCGGACCCGGGGCAGTAAGACACTTCACGATGGGCGACGATCTACCAGCGTTCAATCATGTTCGAGCAGAACGTCCGCGAAAACCTACAGTCTATCGCGCTCCAATCGTTCTCATCAAGGAGTTCATGCTGCAAGGAAACCCACGTCCAGTGGTAGCGGTCACGGAGGAGGACACGGTGTTTTCGGATGCCTATTTCGGGGTGTCATTCGCCGATTCGCAAGCCGAGACAGCGTACCTGCTTGCCGGAATCCTTGGTTCGGCACTCGCGTCCTGGTTCTTTCTAATGACTGGTGCGGCCTTCGGTCTTTGGTTGCGACGTGTACAGTGCGCGGACATCCTCGCCTTGCCGGCGCCTGATCTTGAGCAGTCTTTGGAGTCCGAGATCGGGAAGCATGTGGTGGAGCTTGCGCGTGCCTTTCATGGCCGCACGTCAGAGGAACGTGACTGGAAGTCACTCGACGAAGCGGTATTCGACCTGTATGGGTTGGACGACGAGGATCGCCTCGTTGTGAGGGACGGACTGTTTCGAGCAAGCTGGCAGTGGCAGGAGGGCCGGCTGAGATCGGTCGCGCCGGCCAACCTACCTGACCTTCAGGCGTACGCTCGTGCGTTCCTTGCGACGATGGACGCTTGGTTGGGCGCGTCGAATCGGAGGCGGATGCGGGCTGAGATCTATCGTCTGCCGGATGACGCACCCCTCCGTCTAATCCGCTTCGTGCTAGAGGAGACTCCCGGTCCTTCCCGCGATGTGCATGTTATCACGCCGGAAGGCACACTGAGCACGGTTCTGGCCGGCATCGGCGCGCGGACCGGCGTGCGGATCACGGAAGAACTCGTTGGACTCCGTGACCTACGCGTCCACGCAGCGGACGAAGTTTCGATTATCAAACCCGCTGCACGCCGCAACTGGTTGCGCGTTCAGGCGCTCGAAGACGCGGATGGGGTCGTAAGTGCCAGCGTTCGCGCCGACCGTGCGCCGTGAACTTTGGCGCGCGGCCCCAGGATGTCGGCGCCCGGTTTATCGACATCGGGGCTGAGCGCAGAGTCGCGACCATGTCGACGATTGAGGCCGGTTGGCGCCGTGCCCGGGAGATCAGCGAGGTAGACCCTCAATCCGGTGAAGTGGAGATCACGGAGTGCCTTCGCGAAGGAATGCGAAGGATATTGTCAGAACGCACTGCGATCTGGTGCAAGAGGATGACAGTTCTCCCCGGAACCGAGTCCCGCTCGAGCCCGGCAGCCACGAGGCCCGATGGGCGAACCGACATTCCGATCTTCTTCCAGGAGATTCGTGAGACACACGATGACCACGACCCGCACGCAATAATCGAATGCAAGCGAGTCGCCGCGAATGACGCGGCACTGTGTCGGCTCTACGTAGTGGAAGGGATAGACCGCTACACGAGCACGAAATACGCGGGCCGACATACGGTCGCGTTCATGGCCGGATACGTGCTGTCAGGGAGCGTTGGTGCGGTAGCCCATGGTATCAACCGTTACCTGTCGCGACACGATCGTGCCGCCGAACGCCTCACGTCGTGTACCGTTGTTGTCGCAGCGTGGGCGCGCAGCAGCCGGCATCCTCGACCGCCTCCGGCTGCGCCGATCGATTTGCACCACGCGTTCCTCACGTTCAAGGCGGTTCCCTGACAGATCGGCTATGCTCACTCGCTACTCGTCGCGCCGCCAACCGCTGAATTCAGGCTTTCTGAATTCCAGGCTTACCGGCGCCGGAAGCTATGACCGCATCGCCGTGGTGCGACTCGCGTCCCGAGCAGTTGGGTGACGCGGCCAAGCCGCGCTTCACGCATCTCTACGAATGGCTGCGCTCTGGCAAGATCGAGATTCGCGTGCTGCCCGATGACGCCTTCGGGCGGAACCACCCGGAGCCGATCCTGGCTCGACGTATAGTCTGAGGGGCGTCAACGAGTGAATACGATCGGGTCCGTTACGATGCCAATTCACAGGTGGGTGCGAGAGCGGAAGGTCGGTTGCACGTTTTTCGTGGAGGTAGGGCTGCCGTCAGCGGAACAGGTCCGTTTCGAGGGGGCGGGGGATCGTCGCGGCGGTGTGGGGGGCGGCGGATTGCGCGGGGCCGCCGGCCGGCGGCGGCAGGCCCCGGACCAGGGCGGCGGGGGTGCGCTCGGTGGATTCGCCCATGACCAGGACGGCGGCGGCGGCGATGGCGTCGGCGCGGTTGATCAGGGTGGCCTGCAGCTCGCGGCCGTAGAGGTCGCGGCTGCCGCGGCGGTCGTCGAGCACGGCGAGGCCGGCGGCGCCGATCGCGATGCCCACGGTGCCGAGCCGCCAGGGCCGGTTGCTGCTGTCGCTGATCAGCACGCCGATGCGGGCGCCGGTGCGATCGGCGATGGCGCGCCGCAGGCGCGCGGCGGTGGCGTCCGGCGCTGCCGGCAGCAGCAGGGCGGTGGCCGATGCGCCGTGATCGAGGTTGGACTGGTCGATGCCGGCGTTGGCGCATACCAGGCCGAGCCGGTTGCGGGTGATCAGCACGCCGGGGGCCTTGCGCACCACCTCGGTGGACTGGTCGAGGATGAGCTGCACGAGACGCGGATCCTTGCCGGTCTCGGCGGCCAGGTCGATGGCGGCGGGCGAGGGTTCGACGTGGTCCAGCGCAACCTGCCGGCCCTCAGCCTTGGACACGATCTTCTGGGTGACCACGAGGACGTCGCCGTCCATCGGCGCCACGTCCGCGGCGGCCAGCGCCGCCACCAGGATCTCAGCGAGGTCATCGCCCGCCTGCACCAGTGGAATGCCGCTCAGCCCAGTGACGGTCAGGGGCGTTTCATCCATGGGGCGGGTGCTTATCCCTGGCCGACCAGCTTGATACCGGCGTGGCTGATCGGGTGGCGGCGGTTGATCTGAATCAGCACGCTGGTCAGCGCCTCCGCGGCGGCGGCGTTGTCGATCGGGCCGGCGTGCCAGCCGGTCATGCCGGCAGCTCGCACCAGCTCGATCACCTGGTCGCGCGCGGCCTTCTTGTTGCCGGCCACCAGCACGTCGCACTCGATCTCCACGTCCTGCTGCAGCAGGTGGGCCGCGACGTTCTGGAACGCCGACACCACCATGACGCCGTCGCCGAGAAACTCCTGCGCGCGCTTGCCCGCGGATCCCTCGGCCGGAAGCTGCACGGTGCCCACCTTCGGCGGCACGAGGGGAACCGTGACGTCGATCACGATCTTGCCGGTCAGACTCGCCTGCACGCCGGCCAGAGTGGCGACCTGGTGCGCGGACGGCACGGTGAGCACCACGATGTCGGCGGCCTCGGCGGCGGCCGCGTTGGTGGCCGCGCGGGCGGTGGTGTCGGGATGGCGGGCGCGTAGCGCGGCCAGTGCCGCCTCTGCCTTTGCCAGCGTGCGCGAGCCGATCACCACGCGGTAGCCGGCGCGCGACCAGCGCCCGGCCAGGCCGGTGCCCAGGTCGCCGGTGCCGCCGAGTATCGCGATGGTCTCCCGGCGCGGAGATTCGGTTCCGGCAAGCGAACCGCGGGCAGCGGTGTGCGTGGCAGCAGGCGTGCCGGGGTCACCGTGCCCGCCGGTGCGCGTGTCCCTGCCGGCCGGCGCCGGTGAGCCGCCGTTCCCGCTTGTCCCTGTGCCGGCCCGCCCGCCGGCCGGCGCGGTCAGGTTGTCCACGGCGCTCATTGCGGCAGGGCGGCGCGGATGCGCGCCGCCTCGGCGGCCAGCGCGTCGTCACCGGGGAAGGGAGTGACGTTCGCGAAGTCCATGTCGTGCATGCCGTCGATCGGGCTCACGTGGATATGCACGTGCGGCACCTCCAGCCCGGCGATCAGCAGCCCCACCTTGGTGGGCCGGTACACCGCCTGCTGCGCACGGGCCACGATGCGCGCCACCCGCATCAGCGCCGCCACGGCGCCGTCGTCGAGGTCGATCCAGTGATTCACCTCGACCCGCGGCACCACCAGGGTATGACCGGGGCGCAGCGGTTCCCGCGCCATGAAGGCGACGCACGATTCGTCCTTCCTGACGAAGTGGGCCGGCAACTCGCCGGCGATGATACGAGTGAACACGCTTGCCATCGCCGGACAGTGTAACCTGTATGGGCAACCTGTATGGGGGCGCAGGGAGGTCGAACGGATGATTGAACGACTCGAGGTGCACAAGATCTGGAACCGGGCCGCGTACAACTCCTTCACCGACCTCATCCGGTTCCGCGGGCGCTGGTGGTGCGCGTTCCGGGAGGGATCGGGGCATCTGTCGCCCGACGGTGCCCTGCGCGTCATCTCGTCCCACGACGGGCAGGCGTGGAGCTCGGTAGCGTCGATACCCTGCCCGCAGACGTATCAGGACCTGCGCGACCCGCAACTGTCGATCACGCCCGACAACCGGCTGATGCTGAACGCGGCCGCATTCAAGCCGGTGTGCCAGTCGATGATGTGGCTGTCGGAGGATGGTTGCGACTGGGGGACACATCACCTGGTCGGCCCGCGCGGAAGCTGGCTGTGGCGCGCGGTCTGGCACCGCGGCGTCGCATACAGCTTCGGGCGTCACGAACCCAAGGATCACCTGCTCCAGTTCTACCGGAGCACCGACGGTGTCGAGTATCGGGCACACGGCGAGCCGCGCGTCGGCACCTGCCCGTGCAATGAGTCGGACCTTCTGTTCCTCGACGATGCGACGTGCGTGAGCCTGACGCGCTGTGACGGCGGCAACGCCCTGCTGGGGAGAGCGGCTCCGCCGTACGACACCTGGACGTGGACCGATCTGGGCGTGCGCATCGGCGGTCCCGCCTTGCTGCGCCTCCCGGACGGACGCACGATCGCTGCGGTACGCCTGTACGAGCCCCGGCAGCGTACCGCGCTGTGCTGGCTCGATCTCGAATCCGCTGCGTTGACGGAGTTCCTGACGCTGCCCTCCGGCGGTGACACCAGCTATGCCGGCATGGTGTGGCACGACGACCTGCTGTGGTTGAGCTACTATTCCTCGGACGACTACCTGACCAGCATGAAGGTCGCAATCCGGGCCCACCTCCGGACCAGCGTGTACCTGGCCAAGGTGCGGTTCCAGCCGCCGGCGATGCCTCACTCGGCCAGCTTCGATCCCGCCACCAGGCGTACGCCGGCGCCCGGCACGGCGCTGTCGCAGGCCGGGCAGAAGTAGCGCACCCGGATCGGCGTTCCGCAAGCCTCGTGCACCAGCGCGCCCTGGTCGGACAGATGCTTGCGGCCCCACACCGCGAGCGCGCCCGCCACCACGCCCAACTCGTGCCCGCGCCGGGTCAGGGTGTACTCGGCGCGTGGCGGGTGCCGGCTGTAGAAACGGCGCTCCACGATGCCGTGCCGTT
The Spirochaetaceae bacterium genome window above contains:
- a CDS encoding N-6 DNA methylase → MSEIATLLRTVLERTGYLSNGVPAAPSVGLAGTDNHLRLPSFAPDAWWRSSTETNPWTGTSDLKVYFKFVEEPEAVPVVEWHQEVWNQGYCPLLWLVSPERIELYNGFGRPRPPAEWRANRLRPFGLAEAELARLDAFAGRLAMETGGFWHQAPEVNRRTSVDGQLLRDLHHLERRLVDEGLSRDETQRLIGRSIFAQYLIDREIVDGSRLQRICGHEDLPGMLSDRPASKRLFDWLRETFNGDLFPLSSEAVPDPRHLDLVREFLMGTDMETGQRSLFFPYRFDVIPVELISAIYEQFVHSAANDSSGRSRADAARRKDVHYTPLTAVSLVMDEICEGLTGNEIVLDLTCGSGVFLVEALRRLVHLKSGDVVPTRSAIRKTLYEQIHGVDISPEAARIAAFSLYLAALELDPHPHRLDGLRFDPLVDHTILVSDAFDVDFGTRKFDIIVGNPPWSYRGRAGTGVRRVRSPDALRSPRGESLDFVARAMQFAHERTRFGVILSATPFFSRSATGLAAAQRLVESLGPVTLLNLADLSKWLFRRADMPAILLLARLSEQRADRMTLAQARWSPAGERSHAIETALDNVTTLPLASWKRNAGLFKAAFVGHHHDLLLLDDLWDKQLPLERGLAILGTGMHTGLKFGNRSRDATFLDGLPFAGPGAVRHFTMGDDLPAFNHVRAERPRKPTVYRAPIVLIKEFMLQGNPRPVVAVTEEDTVFSDAYFGVSFADSQAETAYLLAGILGSALASWFFLMTGAAFGLWLRRVQCADILALPAPDLEQSLESEIGKHVVELARAFHGRTSEERDWKSLDEAVFDLYGLDDEDRLVVRDGLFRASWQWQEGRLRSVAPANLPDLQAYARAFLATMDAWLGASNRRRMRAEIYRLPDDAPLRLIRFVLEETPGPSRDVHVITPEGTLSTVLAGIGARTGVRITEELVGLRDLRVHAADEVSIIKPAARRNWLRVQALEDADGVVSASVRADRAP
- a CDS encoding helix-turn-helix domain-containing protein: MSTHPDTDIGGGHTRDQGLTPVARALEIVGDRWTVLILLELLRGILRFAELRRRVSGIAPNILSHRLKRLERHGIVERRFYSRHPPRAEYTLTRRGHELGVVAGALAVWGRKHLSDQGALVHEACGTPIRVRYFCPACDSAVPGAGVRLVAGSKLAE
- the npdG gene encoding NADPH-dependent F420 reductase gives rise to the protein MSAVDNLTAPAGGRAGTGTSGNGGSPAPAGRDTRTGGHGDPGTPAATHTAARGSLAGTESPRRETIAILGGTGDLGTGLAGRWSRAGYRVVIGSRTLAKAEAALAALRARHPDTTARAATNAAAAEAADIVVLTVPSAHQVATLAGVQASLTGKIVIDVTVPLVPPKVGTVQLPAEGSAGKRAQEFLGDGVMVVSAFQNVAAHLLQQDVEIECDVLVAGNKKAARDQVIELVRAAGMTGWHAGPIDNAAAAEALTSVLIQINRRHPISHAGIKLVGQG
- a CDS encoding HIT family protein: MASVFTRIIAGELPAHFVRKDESCVAFMAREPLRPGHTLVVPRVEVNHWIDLDDGAVAALMRVARIVARAQQAVYRPTKVGLLIAGLEVPHVHIHVSPIDGMHDMDFANVTPFPGDDALAAEAARIRAALPQ
- the cofE gene encoding coenzyme F420-0:L-glutamate ligase, with protein sequence MDETPLTVTGLSGIPLVQAGDDLAEILVAALAAADVAPMDGDVLVVTQKIVSKAEGRQVALDHVEPSPAAIDLAAETGKDPRLVQLILDQSTEVVRKAPGVLITRNRLGLVCANAGIDQSNLDHGASATALLLPAAPDATAARLRRAIADRTGARIGVLISDSSNRPWRLGTVGIAIGAAGLAVLDDRRGSRDLYGRELQATLINRADAIAAAAVLVMGESTERTPAALVRGLPPPAGGPAQSAAPHTAATIPRPLETDLFR